TATATTCACGCTGCAGACAACAGCATGGATCCGGTGAATGTTAGCATGCATCCTAAAGGAGATTATAATCCTGTATGGAGCAGGGACGGTTCCAAGCTAGGTTTTATGTCGAGCCGGAACAACGGAGACTATGACATATGGTTCGCCTGGTTGACCGAAGAAGACTGGCTTAAGACTGAAGAGGACCGTGAAGAGGGCTATTACTTTGATAGCGAAGAGAAGGAAGAAGAGTCAGAAGAGGAAGAGGAGAAAAAAGAAGTTGAACCTATTCAAATTGACTTTGAAAATATACATGAACGTCTCTGGCAGGTTACTTCCATGCCGGGTAATGAAAGCAACCTGGTAATTTCGGAAGACGGGGAGACCTTCTATTTTACGGCAAATGATCCCGCAGCTGACGGCAGCGATTTATTTAGCATCAAGTTCGATCGATCAGAATCGAAGCAGCTGACACAAGACGGACAGAATCCCTACGGACTCACCCTCGGGCCTGATGGTAAAAAACTCTATGCATTGAAACGCGGCAGTTTTTTCGAGGTTGATCCCGGTGGTGACTTTACACCCCTGCCGTTCCGTGCTTCCATGGTGATCAATCATGAAGAAGAGAACAAACAGGTATTTGAAGAGGCTTGGAGTGCGCTAAACCAGGGCTTCTATGATCCGGAATTTCATGGGGACAACTGGGATGCTCTCAGAGACAAATACAAGCCATGGGCATTGGCCGCTTCCACCAGTCAGGATTTCCGCTATATGTTCAACTGGATGCTGGGGCAACTGAATGCCAGCCATATGGGTCTATATGGATCAAATCCGGAAGAGACCCAGAATGAGCGAACGGGATTACTGGGTATCGGAGTAGAACCCGCTGACAATGGTGTGAGAATCACCAAGGTGGTAAAAAATAGTCCCGCAGATAGGGAGCAGAGCAAACTCTATGAAGGAGAACTAATCACCCACGTAGAGGGACTGCCAATCAGCAGCGGTACTAACTTCTACTCTTATTTTGTAAATGATGCCTCCGAGCAAATACTGCTTCGGGTTCAGAATAGCGATGGCGAATCCCGGGAAGTGGTTATCAGACCTACAAACAGTCTGAGCGACGAACTCTATGAAGAGTGGATCGATTCCCGCGAAAAACTTACCGAGGAGTATTCTAACGGACGCCTTGGATATATTCACGTTGAAGGTATGAACTGGCCCAGTTTTGAACGTTTTGAACGTGAACTGATGGCCCAGGGACACGATAAGGAGGGTATTGTTATCGACGTTCGTTGGAATGGCGGCGGGTGGACCACCGACTACCTGATGACAGTGCTTAATGTAAAACAGCACGCCTACACCGTTCCGCGGGGAGCCACGCCAGACCTGGATGAGAATCACGAACAATTCAGGGAGTACTATCCCTTCAGTGAGCGTTTGCCGCTTTCCTGGTGGACCAAGCCATCGGTAGCTATGGCCAATGAGAGCAGCTATTCGAATGCAGAGATATTCTCTCATGCCTTTAAAACTCTGGGCGTGGGCAAGCTTGTGGGTATGCCTACCTTCGGCGCGGTTATTTCAACCGGCGGAATGGGCTTGCTGGACGGGTCCTTCGTGAGAATGCCGTTCCGTGCCTGGTACGTCAAGGCTACCGACAAGAATATGGAAAACGGTCCGGCCTATCCGGATGTAACCGTTGATAATGCTCCCGACAGCAAAGCCAAAGGAGAAGATCCGCAGCTGAGAAGGGCAGTAGAGGTATTGCTTGAACAAATCGACAGCGAGTAAGCGTTATTCAATACGTGTAGCACACCTCCAAGGTGTGCTACACGTATCTAAACCAGGCAAGTCAATTATTTAGCCGCGAATTTTCACGAATCTATTTATTGATACTCCTTCCGACGCTCTGCTGCGG
This is a stretch of genomic DNA from Halalkalibaculum roseum. It encodes these proteins:
- a CDS encoding S41 family peptidase, which encodes MKYLVSIVAFLLLSGLQSLQAQDEIILARQPAINPEGTMVTFSYQGDIWTVPYNGGEARRLTVHEAYESAPRWSPDGESIAFSAGRFGNDDIFVIPAKGGQSERITYYSGGDDLWDWTSDDRLLFTSNRTFQQVEWDSEIQHVSSDGGTPTRFLNAVGDMPSMSPNGRYVAFVRGSCRISREEYNGPADLDIWIHDTREDTYMQLTDNSVNDFLPRWKDDGTLYFISARSGRYNIYEQNISSNGTASGTPVARTNFEEDGVRHFDVAGNGNLVFEQKTALYTLAEGASNPSKLNIALSSDYRFYPTEHETFTGDIEGYEVSPNDKYTAMTIRGEIFVRENDKEKQKSVNLSDHPYRDRSVSWLNDSTVVFTSDRNGQYDIYLARSSDENKPDIFKSLKHELIRVTNTEGDEMNPIISPDGKKIVYQVGRGTLITADISNDGELTNRKTLLDGWSTPGGISWSPDSKWLAYSLDDLYFNSEIYIHAADNSMDPVNVSMHPKGDYNPVWSRDGSKLGFMSSRNNGDYDIWFAWLTEEDWLKTEEDREEGYYFDSEEKEEESEEEEEKKEVEPIQIDFENIHERLWQVTSMPGNESNLVISEDGETFYFTANDPAADGSDLFSIKFDRSESKQLTQDGQNPYGLTLGPDGKKLYALKRGSFFEVDPGGDFTPLPFRASMVINHEEENKQVFEEAWSALNQGFYDPEFHGDNWDALRDKYKPWALAASTSQDFRYMFNWMLGQLNASHMGLYGSNPEETQNERTGLLGIGVEPADNGVRITKVVKNSPADREQSKLYEGELITHVEGLPISSGTNFYSYFVNDASEQILLRVQNSDGESREVVIRPTNSLSDELYEEWIDSREKLTEEYSNGRLGYIHVEGMNWPSFERFERELMAQGHDKEGIVIDVRWNGGGWTTDYLMTVLNVKQHAYTVPRGATPDLDENHEQFREYYPFSERLPLSWWTKPSVAMANESSYSNAEIFSHAFKTLGVGKLVGMPTFGAVISTGGMGLLDGSFVRMPFRAWYVKATDKNMENGPAYPDVTVDNAPDSKAKGEDPQLRRAVEVLLEQIDSE